One genomic region from Nocardioides plantarum encodes:
- the pgm gene encoding phosphoglucomutase (alpha-D-glucose-1,6-bisphosphate-dependent) — translation MADPRAGQLAAPSDLVDVAHLVTAYYTGVPDPEDVDQQVAFGTSGHRGSSLKTSFNETHILATTQAICDYRRQQGYDGPLFIGRDTHGLSEPAWATALEVLAANDVTVLVDSRDAYTPTPAVSHAILRANAGRTSGLADGIVVTPSHNPPYDGGFKYNPPHGGPADTDATAVIADRANELIRAGLDGVRRVPFDRARRAAGSYDFLGTYVDDLPSVVDLAAVREAGVRIGADPLGGASVHYWGEIAERHGLDLTVVNPLVDATWRFMTLDWDGKIRMDCSSPDAMASLVARSGEFDVATGNDADADRHGIVTPDAGLMNPNHFLAVAIGYLFGGARPGWPAGARIGKTLVSSSMIDRVAADLGKPLVEVPVGFKWFVPGLVDGSFGFGGEESAGASFLRHDGTTWTTDKDGLVLCLLAAEIIATTGRSPSEHYADLVARHGAPAYARIDAPASREQKAALAALSPDAVTATTLAGEEITARLTEAPGNGARIGGLKVTTESAWFAARPSGTEDVYKIYAESFRGPDHLAEVQESARDVVSAALGS, via the coding sequence CCCCGCGCTGGACAGCTCGCCGCCCCCTCCGACCTCGTCGACGTCGCCCACCTCGTGACGGCCTACTACACCGGCGTGCCCGATCCCGAGGACGTCGACCAGCAGGTCGCGTTCGGGACCAGCGGGCACCGCGGGTCCTCGCTGAAGACGTCGTTCAACGAGACCCACATCCTGGCCACCACGCAGGCGATCTGCGACTACCGCCGTCAGCAGGGCTACGACGGCCCGCTGTTCATCGGCCGCGACACCCACGGCCTGTCCGAGCCGGCGTGGGCCACCGCGCTCGAGGTCCTCGCCGCCAACGACGTGACCGTGCTGGTCGACTCGCGCGACGCCTACACGCCGACGCCGGCGGTGTCCCACGCGATCCTGCGGGCCAACGCGGGCAGGACCTCGGGCCTGGCCGACGGCATCGTCGTGACGCCGTCGCACAACCCGCCGTACGACGGGGGCTTCAAGTACAACCCGCCCCACGGCGGGCCGGCCGACACCGACGCCACCGCGGTGATCGCCGACCGGGCCAACGAGCTGATCCGCGCCGGGCTCGACGGCGTCCGCCGGGTGCCCTTCGACCGGGCCCGCCGCGCCGCCGGGTCCTACGACTTCCTCGGCACGTACGTCGACGACCTCCCCTCGGTGGTCGACCTGGCGGCGGTCCGCGAGGCCGGCGTGCGGATCGGGGCGGACCCGCTGGGCGGGGCGTCCGTGCACTACTGGGGCGAGATCGCGGAGCGGCACGGCCTCGACCTGACCGTGGTCAACCCCCTCGTCGACGCGACGTGGCGCTTCATGACCCTCGACTGGGACGGCAAGATCCGGATGGACTGCTCGTCGCCGGACGCCATGGCCTCGCTGGTGGCGCGCAGCGGCGAGTTCGACGTCGCCACCGGCAACGACGCCGACGCCGACCGGCACGGCATCGTCACCCCCGACGCCGGGCTGATGAACCCCAACCACTTCCTGGCCGTGGCGATCGGCTACCTGTTCGGGGGCGCCCGTCCCGGCTGGCCCGCGGGGGCGCGGATCGGCAAGACCCTGGTGTCGTCGTCGATGATCGACCGGGTCGCCGCCGACCTCGGCAAGCCCCTGGTCGAGGTGCCGGTCGGGTTCAAGTGGTTCGTGCCGGGACTGGTCGACGGGTCGTTCGGCTTCGGTGGCGAGGAGTCCGCCGGGGCGTCGTTCCTGCGCCATGACGGGACGACCTGGACCACCGACAAGGACGGCCTGGTGCTCTGCCTGCTGGCCGCCGAGATCATCGCCACGACGGGCCGCAGCCCCAGCGAGCACTACGCCGACCTGGTCGCGCGCCACGGCGCCCCGGCGTACGCCCGGATCGACGCGCCCGCCAGCCGCGAGCAGAAGGCGGCCCTCGCCGCGCTCAGCCCCGACGCCGTCACCGCGACCACGCTGGCCGGTGAGGAGATCACGGCCAGGCTCACCGAGGCGCCGGGCAACGGCGCCCGGATCGGCGGCCTCAAGGTGACGACCGAGTCGGCGTGGTTCGCCGCGCGTCCCTCGGGCACCGAGGACGTCTACAAGATCTACGCCGAGTCGTTCCGCGGCCCTGACCACCTCGCCGAGGTGCAGGAGTCGGCACGCGACGTCGTTTCGGCGGCGCTCGGCAGCTGA
- a CDS encoding MFS transporter yields the protein MTPLASYRRLLHLAGPAYVAVAFLGRLPLAMSQLGTLLLVATTTGSYGLGGLAAGALAVANAVGAPVAGSLSDRVGQRPVVLVQSLAGATGLSLLVACAHAGLADVTLVVAAAVTGLVLPQVGPLARVRWRPITSGQGPHQRRLVDAAFSYEGAADEASFAVGPALVGLVAVAVSPGGALVVAAVLLAVFGTAFALDPSARLVSGAPTAASGGRLVTVAFGVLALAQLSIGTLFGATQTGATVLATESGTPGLAGLVHATLGVGSAVAGIATAYVPERVGHERRSLVAACALLVLSLPLLVVDSLLGATLCVLVLGCAVAPFMIGVFSLGERVVPPGRVGTAMTLLASATGVGYALGAGLAGRLADAHGSTAAFGVTVGATVLAVVVMASQQRRLRRAVAVARAEEPAVPALV from the coding sequence GTGACCCCGCTCGCCTCCTACCGCCGACTCCTCCACCTGGCCGGACCGGCCTACGTCGCCGTCGCCTTCCTCGGCCGGCTCCCCCTGGCCATGAGCCAGCTGGGGACCCTGCTGCTGGTCGCGACCACCACCGGCAGCTACGGCCTCGGCGGCCTGGCCGCCGGCGCCCTGGCCGTCGCCAACGCCGTCGGCGCCCCGGTCGCCGGCTCGCTGTCCGACCGGGTCGGCCAGCGTCCGGTCGTGCTCGTGCAGTCCCTGGCCGGCGCGACCGGCCTGAGCCTCCTGGTGGCCTGCGCACACGCTGGCCTCGCCGACGTCACCCTCGTCGTCGCCGCCGCGGTCACCGGACTGGTGCTCCCGCAGGTCGGCCCGCTCGCGCGGGTGCGCTGGCGCCCGATCACGTCAGGCCAGGGGCCCCACCAACGACGCCTGGTCGATGCCGCGTTCTCCTACGAGGGGGCGGCCGACGAGGCGTCGTTCGCCGTCGGGCCGGCCCTGGTCGGGCTCGTCGCCGTCGCGGTCTCGCCCGGCGGGGCGCTCGTCGTGGCCGCCGTCCTGCTCGCCGTGTTCGGTACGGCGTTCGCGCTCGACCCCTCGGCGCGCCTCGTGTCCGGAGCTCCCACGGCCGCGTCGGGCGGACGTCTGGTCACCGTCGCGTTCGGGGTGCTGGCCCTGGCCCAGCTGTCCATCGGCACGCTGTTCGGCGCCACCCAGACCGGTGCCACGGTGCTGGCGACGGAGTCCGGGACGCCCGGGCTGGCCGGGCTCGTGCACGCCACGCTCGGGGTCGGCAGCGCCGTCGCCGGGATCGCCACGGCGTACGTCCCCGAGCGGGTCGGCCACGAGCGTCGCTCGCTCGTGGCGGCCTGCGCCCTGCTCGTGCTGTCGCTCCCGCTGCTGGTGGTCGACTCGCTGCTCGGCGCGACCCTGTGCGTGCTGGTGCTCGGCTGCGCGGTCGCGCCGTTCATGATCGGCGTCTTCTCGCTCGGCGAGCGGGTGGTCCCGCCCGGCAGGGTCGGCACCGCGATGACCCTGCTCGCCAGCGCCACCGGGGTGGGCTACGCCCTGGGCGCCGGGCTGGCCGGTCGCCTCGCCGACGCGCACGGGTCGACGGCAGCCTTCGGCGTCACCGTGGGTGCCACCGTGCTCGCCGTCGTCGTGATGGCGAGCCAGCAGCGTCGGCTGCGCCGGGCCGTCGCAGTCGCGCGGGCAGAGGAGCCTGCTGTCCCCGCGCTGGTGTGA